In a genomic window of Streptomyces roseoviridis:
- the ald gene encoding alanine dehydrogenase — protein sequence MKVGIPREVKNNEFRVAITPAGVHELVRNGHQVFIEQNAGVGSSITDEEYVAAGAEILATADEVWATADLLLKVKEPIAEEYHRLRKDQTLFTYLHLAASRECTDALLESGTTAIAYETVETANRALPLLAPMSEVAGRLAPQVGAYHLMRSVGGRGVLPGGVPGTHAGECVVIGGGVSGWNATQIAVGMGFHVTLLDRDINKLREADKIFGTKVKTIVSNAYELEKAVIEADLVIGAVLIPGAKAPKLVTNELVAKMKPGSVLVDIAIDQGGCFEDSHATTHAEPTFQVHNSVFYCVANMPGAVPNTSTYALTNATLPYIVSLANNGWAEALRRDAALAKGLNTHDGKVVYKEVAEAHGYDHVELSSLIG from the coding sequence ATGAAGGTCGGCATCCCCCGCGAGGTCAAGAACAACGAGTTCCGCGTGGCCATCACCCCTGCCGGTGTCCACGAGCTCGTCCGCAACGGCCACCAGGTCTTCATCGAGCAGAACGCCGGTGTCGGCTCCTCGATCACCGACGAGGAGTACGTCGCCGCCGGTGCCGAGATCCTCGCCACCGCGGACGAGGTCTGGGCGACCGCCGACCTGCTGCTCAAGGTCAAGGAGCCGATCGCGGAGGAGTACCACCGCCTCCGCAAGGACCAGACCCTCTTCACCTACCTGCACCTCGCCGCTTCCAGGGAGTGCACGGACGCCCTCCTGGAGTCCGGCACCACCGCCATCGCGTACGAGACGGTCGAGACCGCGAACCGCGCGCTCCCGCTGCTCGCCCCGATGTCCGAGGTCGCGGGCCGCCTGGCCCCGCAGGTCGGCGCCTACCACCTGATGCGCTCGGTCGGCGGCCGCGGCGTGCTCCCCGGCGGTGTCCCCGGCACCCACGCCGGCGAGTGCGTCGTCATCGGCGGCGGCGTCTCCGGCTGGAACGCCACCCAGATCGCCGTCGGCATGGGCTTCCACGTGACCCTGCTCGACCGTGACATCAACAAGCTCCGCGAGGCCGACAAGATCTTCGGCACCAAGGTGAAGACCATCGTCTCCAACGCCTACGAGCTGGAGAAGGCCGTCATCGAGGCCGACCTCGTCATCGGCGCCGTCCTCATCCCGGGTGCCAAGGCCCCGAAGCTGGTCACCAACGAGCTCGTCGCCAAGATGAAGCCCGGAAGTGTCCTTGTCGACATTGCCATCGACCAGGGCGGCTGCTTCGAGGACTCCCACGCGACCACCCACGCCGAGCCGACCTTCCAGGTCCACAACTCGGTCTTCTACTGCGTCGCCAACATGCCGGGCGCGGTCCCGAACACCTCCACCTACGCCCTCACCAACGCCACGCTGCCCTACATCGTGTCGCTGGCGAACAACGGCTGGGCCGAGGCGCTGCGCCGCGACGCCGCGCTCGCCAAGGGTCTCAACACCCATGACGGCAAGGTCGTCTACAAGGAGGTCGCCGAGGCGCACGGCTACGACCACGTCGAGCTGAGCAGCCTCATCGGCTGA
- a CDS encoding tetratricopeptide repeat protein — MTDQAVAAVGASQFYGRQRELKALRADIARTGLDTLTGRKAPRARVLLIAGKPGSGRTALAEELIAALADGYRGGVYRARLTEPGGEPVPTARAAQDLLAALGIAEPPGAAEDELTALVREAFAHRKALLLLDDAVDAEQVDPLLPDNPETLVVGVARGPLTGIPDVRPCTVGGLDPKSAIELLTGFTGSVRVTVDPQAAESLAEECGGLPGALVLAGGWLAAHPKVSVADLTKRLRALSGDPLTRAFTLVHASLPQPAARILRHLALAPLGRADAHTASALAGCSVSAAATTLADFAALRLVREVPGGEGQYEVPAHLMPLLRAELEERDRPAEVQLARARMLERTVRLLQSGRAVTEPEGSPARRRLAGQPRALRFPDAAAAGAWLDSRRPVLLASARLAVADGDLDTLARRLIAALVRALAAHRGAEAAAPDLYGLHRLVLDVAERRGLHRERAAALLNLADLDARTGRTEDALLRYRSALDAGKAANDPYAMGRAMESVGGAYQELGDWQRAGDWYGRALAQRLARDERADQARLYGRLGAVHTYAGRYGEALRNWRAAAAGYRRLADLPGYARALSEAARVQEYAGRPDECLRTCEEAVEWARRAGDVRLQAALQLRLADTLDRLGDPAAARLHRSAAERLLGSDPSAYEIRSGFAED; from the coding sequence GTGACGGATCAGGCGGTGGCAGCGGTCGGCGCCTCGCAGTTCTACGGCCGCCAGCGGGAACTGAAGGCCCTGCGGGCGGACATCGCGCGCACCGGTCTGGACACCCTGACCGGCCGCAAGGCCCCCCGCGCCCGGGTCCTGCTCATCGCCGGCAAACCCGGCTCCGGCCGGACCGCGCTCGCCGAGGAACTGATCGCCGCGCTCGCGGACGGCTACCGCGGCGGCGTGTACCGAGCCCGGCTCACCGAACCCGGCGGCGAGCCGGTCCCCACCGCCCGGGCGGCCCAGGACCTCCTCGCCGCGCTCGGCATCGCCGAGCCGCCCGGCGCCGCGGAGGACGAGCTCACCGCCCTGGTCCGCGAAGCCTTCGCCCACCGCAAGGCGCTGCTCCTCCTCGACGACGCCGTCGACGCCGAACAGGTCGACCCGCTGCTGCCCGACAACCCCGAGACCCTGGTCGTCGGCGTCGCCCGGGGCCCGCTCACCGGCATCCCCGACGTGCGGCCCTGCACCGTCGGCGGCCTCGACCCCAAGTCGGCGATCGAACTGCTCACCGGCTTCACCGGCTCCGTCCGCGTCACCGTCGACCCGCAGGCCGCCGAGAGCCTCGCCGAGGAGTGCGGCGGACTGCCCGGCGCCCTCGTGCTCGCCGGCGGCTGGCTGGCCGCCCACCCCAAGGTCTCGGTGGCCGACCTCACCAAGCGGCTGCGCGCCCTGTCCGGTGACCCGCTCACCCGCGCCTTCACCCTCGTCCACGCGTCCCTGCCGCAGCCCGCCGCCCGGATACTGCGCCACCTCGCCCTGGCCCCCCTCGGCCGGGCCGACGCCCACACCGCCTCCGCCCTGGCCGGCTGCTCCGTCTCCGCCGCGGCGACCACCCTCGCCGACTTCGCCGCGCTCCGTCTCGTACGGGAGGTCCCCGGCGGCGAGGGCCAGTACGAGGTGCCGGCGCACCTGATGCCGCTGCTGCGGGCCGAGCTGGAGGAGCGCGACCGCCCCGCCGAGGTGCAGCTGGCCCGGGCCCGGATGCTGGAGCGGACCGTACGGCTGCTGCAGTCCGGCCGGGCGGTCACCGAGCCCGAGGGCTCGCCGGCCCGGCGCCGCCTGGCCGGGCAGCCCCGAGCCCTGCGCTTCCCCGACGCGGCCGCCGCGGGCGCCTGGCTCGACAGCCGCAGGCCCGTGCTGCTCGCCTCGGCGCGGCTCGCCGTCGCCGACGGGGACCTCGACACCCTGGCCCGCCGGCTGATCGCGGCCCTGGTGCGGGCGCTCGCCGCACACCGGGGCGCCGAGGCCGCCGCCCCCGACCTGTACGGGCTGCACCGACTGGTCCTGGACGTCGCCGAGCGGCGCGGGCTGCACCGCGAGCGGGCCGCGGCCCTGCTCAACCTGGCCGACCTCGACGCGAGGACCGGACGCACCGAGGACGCGTTGCTGCGATATCGGTCGGCTTTGGACGCCGGAAAGGCAGCAAATGATCCGTACGCCATGGGTCGCGCGATGGAATCCGTAGGAGGGGCCTATCAGGAGCTGGGGGACTGGCAGCGGGCCGGTGACTGGTACGGGCGCGCTCTGGCCCAGCGGCTGGCCCGGGACGAGCGCGCCGACCAGGCCCGGCTCTACGGCCGGCTCGGAGCGGTGCACACCTATGCCGGCCGCTACGGGGAGGCGCTGCGCAACTGGCGGGCCGCCGCCGCCGGCTACCGGCGGCTCGCCGATCTCCCGGGATACGCACGGGCGTTGAGCGAGGCGGCCCGGGTCCAGGAGTACGCGGGCCGGCCGGACGAGTGCCTGCGGACCTGCGAGGAAGCGGTGGAGTGGGCCCGCAGGGCCGGGGACGTGCGGCTCCAGGCGGCGCTCCAGCTCAGGCTCGCCGACACCCTGGACCGGCTCGGCGATCCGGCGGCCGCGCGACTGCACCGGTCCGCCGCCGAAAGGCTCCTTGGAAGCGACCCCTCCGCCTACGAAATCCGTAGTGGCTTCGCTGAAGATTAA
- a CDS encoding segregation and condensation protein A, producing MPPLDVAGTPPGPGAAAPAPAPAGRAAGEASAADGPADARDGRFTVRLANFEGPFDLLLQLISKHKMDVTEVALSKVTDEFMAHLRAMGPDGDLDQTTEFLVVAATLLDLKAARLLPAAEVEDEADLALLEARDLLFARLLQYRAYKRIAEILGERWEAEGRRHPRTVGLEPHHAELLPEVVISIGAEGFAKLAVKAMQPRAKPQVYVDHIHAPLVSVREQAAVVVALLRERGTLGFRELVEGADDTLTVVARFLALLELYREKAVALDQETPLGDLTVSWTGGETDAAADAVSDEFDQEPRTPEEDAP from the coding sequence GTGCCGCCCCTGGACGTCGCCGGCACCCCGCCGGGCCCCGGTGCGGCCGCGCCCGCCCCCGCCCCCGCCGGCCGCGCCGCCGGGGAGGCGTCCGCCGCCGACGGGCCGGCCGATGCCCGTGACGGGCGGTTCACCGTGCGGCTGGCGAACTTCGAGGGGCCGTTCGACCTGCTGTTGCAGCTGATCTCGAAGCACAAGATGGACGTCACCGAGGTCGCCCTCTCCAAGGTCACCGACGAGTTCATGGCCCACCTCCGGGCCATGGGCCCCGACGGGGACCTCGACCAGACGACCGAGTTCCTGGTGGTCGCCGCCACGCTGCTCGATCTCAAGGCCGCACGGCTGCTGCCGGCCGCCGAGGTGGAGGACGAGGCCGACCTGGCCCTCCTCGAGGCTCGGGACCTGCTGTTCGCGCGGCTGCTGCAGTACCGCGCGTACAAGCGGATCGCCGAGATCCTCGGCGAGCGCTGGGAGGCGGAGGGACGCCGCCACCCCCGGACCGTCGGCCTCGAACCGCACCACGCGGAGCTGCTGCCCGAGGTCGTCATCTCCATCGGCGCCGAGGGCTTCGCGAAGCTCGCCGTCAAGGCCATGCAGCCCCGCGCCAAGCCGCAGGTGTACGTCGACCACATCCACGCCCCGCTCGTCAGCGTGCGCGAACAGGCCGCCGTCGTGGTCGCCCTGCTCCGCGAGCGCGGCACCCTCGGCTTCCGGGAGCTCGTGGAGGGCGCCGACGACACCCTCACGGTCGTGGCCCGCTTCCTCGCCCTCCTGGAGCTCTACCGCGAGAAGGCCGTCGCCCTCGACCAGGAGACCCCCCTCGGGGACCTCACCGTCTCCTGGACGGGCGGCGAGACGGACGCGGCGGCCGACGCCGTCTCCGACGAGTTCGACCAGGAACCCCGTACGCCCGAGGAGGACGCCCCGTGA
- a CDS encoding NUDIX hydrolase: MQVQDTPEEWRVVATTTPFTGNKTSVRTDDVVMPDGSVVRRDYQVHPGSVAVVALDDQDRVVLLKQYRHPVRQKLWEIPAGLLDVPGENPLHAAQRELYEEAHVKAEDWRVLADVYTTPGGCDEAVRIFLARDLSEAEGDRFEVAEEEADMELARVPLTDLVRGVLAGELHNNCLVVGVLSLMAARTGDGLDALRPAEAPWPARPFEA, encoded by the coding sequence ATGCAGGTGCAGGACACCCCGGAGGAGTGGCGGGTCGTCGCCACCACCACCCCCTTCACGGGCAACAAGACCAGTGTCCGCACGGACGACGTGGTGATGCCGGACGGCTCGGTGGTCCGCCGCGACTACCAGGTCCACCCCGGCTCGGTCGCGGTCGTCGCCCTCGACGACCAGGACCGCGTCGTGCTGCTCAAGCAGTACCGCCACCCGGTGCGGCAGAAGCTCTGGGAGATCCCGGCCGGTCTGCTCGACGTGCCCGGCGAGAACCCGCTGCACGCCGCGCAGCGCGAGCTCTACGAGGAGGCGCACGTCAAGGCCGAGGACTGGCGGGTGCTCGCCGACGTGTACACCACGCCGGGCGGCTGCGACGAGGCCGTACGGATCTTCCTGGCCCGCGACCTGTCCGAGGCGGAGGGCGACCGGTTCGAGGTCGCCGAGGAGGAGGCCGACATGGAGCTGGCCCGGGTGCCGCTCACGGACCTGGTCCGCGGGGTCCTCGCCGGCGAGCTGCACAACAACTGCCTGGTGGTGGGCGTGCTGTCGCTGATGGCCGCGCGCACCGGCGACGGCCTCGACGCGCTGCGCCCGGCGGAGGCGCCCTGGCCGGCACGGCCCTTCGAGGCATAG
- a CDS encoding pseudouridine synthase, with the protein MRSSSGRNSGNNGGSRGAKSGGRGNYRGAGNNRDDRGQSAGRPARRPRPEERSYDVDGLAGRPSDGAKRGRGDAARGGAKGGPRQSPKRGGGRTAPARSREYDARAEERNRERYANKPEIKTPKTFPGAEQEGERLQKVLARAGYGSRRACEELIEQSRVEVNGSIVVEQGLRVDPEKDEIKVDGLTVATQSYQFFALNKPAGVVSTMEDPDGRQCLGDYVTNRETRLFHVGRLDTETEGIILLTNHGELAHRLTHPKYGVKKTYLAAITGPLPREVGKRLKEGIQLEDGYARADHFRVVEQTGKNYLVEVVLHEGRKHIVRRMLAEAGFPVEKLVRTAFGPITLGDQKSGWLRRLSNTEVGMLMKEVGL; encoded by the coding sequence ATGCGAAGCAGCAGCGGCAGGAACAGCGGAAACAACGGCGGGAGCCGTGGTGCCAAGAGCGGCGGCCGCGGCAACTACCGGGGCGCGGGGAACAACCGCGACGACCGGGGCCAGAGCGCCGGCCGTCCGGCGCGCCGGCCCCGTCCCGAGGAGCGCTCCTACGACGTCGACGGCCTGGCCGGGCGTCCCTCCGACGGCGCGAAGCGGGGTCGCGGCGACGCGGCCCGCGGCGGCGCCAAGGGCGGCCCCAGGCAGTCGCCCAAGCGCGGCGGCGGCCGTACGGCCCCGGCCCGCTCGCGCGAGTACGACGCCCGCGCGGAGGAGCGCAACCGGGAGCGGTACGCCAACAAGCCCGAGATCAAGACCCCCAAGACCTTCCCCGGTGCCGAGCAGGAGGGTGAGCGCCTGCAGAAGGTGCTCGCGCGCGCTGGCTACGGCTCCCGCCGCGCCTGTGAGGAGCTCATCGAGCAGTCCCGCGTCGAGGTCAACGGCAGCATCGTGGTCGAGCAGGGCCTGCGCGTCGACCCGGAGAAGGACGAGATCAAGGTGGATGGCCTGACGGTCGCCACCCAGTCGTACCAGTTCTTCGCGCTGAACAAGCCGGCCGGTGTCGTCTCCACCATGGAGGACCCGGACGGCCGCCAGTGCCTCGGTGACTACGTCACCAACCGCGAGACCCGGCTCTTCCACGTCGGCCGTCTCGACACCGAGACCGAGGGCATCATCCTGCTCACCAACCACGGCGAGCTGGCCCACCGTCTCACCCACCCCAAGTACGGCGTGAAGAAGACCTACCTGGCCGCCATCACCGGCCCGCTGCCCCGCGAGGTCGGCAAGCGGCTCAAGGAAGGCATCCAGCTGGAGGACGGCTACGCCCGCGCCGACCACTTCCGCGTCGTCGAGCAGACCGGCAAGAACTACCTCGTCGAGGTCGTGCTGCACGAGGGCCGCAAGCACATCGTGCGCCGCATGCTCGCCGAGGCGGGCTTCCCGGTCGAGAAGCTGGTCCGCACCGCCTTCGGCCCGATCACCCTGGGCGACCAGAAGTCGGGCTGGCTGCGCCGCCTGAGCAACACCGAGGTCGGCATGCTGATGAAGGAAGTCGGCCTGTAG
- the pnuC gene encoding nicotinamide riboside transporter PnuC codes for MSLGHVLDPLQRPLFTLLDTPVSWTEVLGFGSGALCVWLVARQHVANWPIGMANNVFFLLLFTQSGLYADAGLQIVFIALAAYGWWTWTHGGGPGSVTRPLPVRRTSRTEWTWLVAAGAVGTLALTLLLDRATDSTVPFWDALTTALSLMATYGQCRKRLESWWLWIAADVVYVPLYAYKELYLTSVLYVGFMTLCVLGLRDWRRDLTARRGLPVEAAA; via the coding sequence ATGAGTCTCGGACACGTCCTGGACCCGCTCCAGCGGCCGCTCTTCACGCTCCTCGACACCCCGGTCTCCTGGACCGAGGTGCTGGGCTTCGGGAGCGGGGCGCTCTGCGTCTGGCTCGTCGCCCGCCAGCACGTCGCCAACTGGCCGATCGGCATGGCCAACAACGTCTTCTTCCTCCTGCTCTTCACCCAGAGCGGGCTGTACGCCGACGCCGGCCTCCAGATCGTCTTCATCGCCCTCGCCGCGTACGGCTGGTGGACCTGGACCCACGGGGGTGGACCAGGCTCCGTCACCCGGCCCCTCCCGGTGCGGCGCACCAGCCGCACCGAGTGGACCTGGCTCGTCGCGGCGGGGGCGGTGGGGACCCTCGCCCTCACCCTGCTCCTCGACCGGGCCACCGACTCGACCGTGCCCTTCTGGGACGCCCTGACGACCGCGCTGTCCCTGATGGCCACCTACGGCCAGTGCCGAAAGCGCCTGGAGTCCTGGTGGCTCTGGATCGCCGCCGACGTCGTCTACGTGCCCCTGTACGCGTACAAGGAGCTCTACCTCACCTCGGTGCTGTACGTCGGCTTCATGACCCTCTGCGTCCTCGGCCTGCGCGACTGGCGGCGCGACCTCACCGCCCGGCGCGGCCTCCCCGTGGAGGCGGCGGCATGA
- a CDS encoding NUDIX hydrolase, producing the protein MSTAPGAPAAPHGYDKHAFEPFALTADLAVLTVREQRLHVLLVQRGQEPYAGAWALPGGFVLPHESAEQAARRELAEETGLSEANAARLHLEQLRTYSEPDRDPRMRVVSVAFTALVPDLPEPRGGGDAAQARWLPYEDARDLAFDHDRILADARERVGAKLEYTCLATAFCPAEFTLGELRQVYETVWGVALDRPNFRRKVLATPGFVRPVEAPPRRTGGRGKPAALYRAGEATALHPPLLRPEGRTA; encoded by the coding sequence ATGAGCACCGCACCCGGCGCGCCCGCCGCGCCCCACGGCTACGACAAGCACGCCTTCGAGCCCTTCGCCCTCACCGCCGACCTCGCCGTCCTCACCGTCCGCGAGCAACGCCTGCACGTCCTGCTCGTCCAGCGCGGCCAGGAGCCCTACGCCGGCGCCTGGGCGCTGCCCGGCGGCTTCGTGCTGCCCCACGAGTCCGCCGAGCAGGCCGCGCGCCGCGAACTGGCCGAGGAGACCGGCCTGTCCGAGGCCAACGCCGCCCGGCTCCACCTGGAACAGCTGCGCACCTACAGCGAGCCCGACCGCGACCCCCGCATGCGGGTCGTCTCCGTCGCGTTCACCGCGCTCGTCCCCGACCTGCCCGAACCACGCGGCGGCGGCGACGCGGCCCAGGCCCGCTGGCTGCCGTACGAGGACGCCCGCGACCTCGCCTTCGACCACGACCGGATCCTCGCCGACGCCCGCGAACGCGTCGGCGCCAAGCTCGAGTACACCTGTCTCGCCACCGCCTTCTGCCCGGCCGAGTTCACCCTCGGCGAGCTGCGGCAGGTGTACGAGACGGTCTGGGGCGTCGCACTCGACCGCCCCAACTTCCGGCGCAAGGTCCTCGCCACCCCCGGCTTCGTCCGGCCCGTCGAGGCACCACCGCGCCGCACCGGCGGACGGGGGAAACCGGCCGCTCTCTACCGGGCGGGAGAGGCCACGGCCCTCCACCCGCCACTGCTGCGACCGGAAGGACGGACGGCATGA
- a CDS encoding ParA family protein has protein sequence MKMTDGLHVNATAGNEMGRESTHFAAYDEVPEGHFYDPDAEYEPDPEYAATLAPDAARQRRERIGPTGRPLPYFPIPGPLTDHGPAKIIAMCNQKGGVGKTTSTINLGAALAEYGRRVLLVDFDPQGALSVGLGVNPMELDLTVYNLLMERGMSADEVLLKTAVPNMDLLPSNIDLSAAEVQLVSEVARESTLQRALKPLMNDYDYIVIDCQPSLGLLTVNALTAAHKVIVPLECEFFALRGVALLTETIEKVQERLNPELELDGILATMYDSRTVHSREVLARVVEAFDDHVYHTVIGRTVRFPETTVAGEPITTYASNSVGAAAYRQLAREVLARCHAE, from the coding sequence ATGAAGATGACGGACGGCCTACACGTGAACGCCACGGCCGGCAACGAGATGGGCCGAGAGTCCACCCACTTCGCCGCCTATGACGAGGTGCCCGAGGGGCACTTCTACGACCCTGACGCCGAGTACGAGCCCGACCCCGAGTACGCGGCCACCCTCGCACCCGACGCCGCCCGTCAGCGGCGCGAGCGGATCGGCCCCACCGGACGGCCCCTGCCGTACTTCCCGATCCCGGGCCCGCTGACCGACCACGGTCCCGCGAAGATCATCGCGATGTGCAACCAGAAGGGCGGCGTCGGCAAGACCACGTCGACCATCAACCTGGGCGCGGCGCTCGCGGAGTACGGCCGAAGGGTGCTGCTCGTCGACTTCGACCCGCAGGGCGCCCTGTCGGTCGGCCTCGGCGTGAACCCGATGGAACTCGACCTCACCGTCTACAACCTGCTCATGGAGCGGGGCATGTCGGCCGACGAGGTGCTGCTCAAGACCGCCGTGCCCAACATGGACCTGCTGCCGAGCAACATCGACCTCTCGGCCGCCGAGGTGCAGTTGGTCAGCGAGGTCGCGCGCGAGTCCACGCTGCAGCGGGCGCTGAAGCCGCTGATGAACGACTACGACTACATCGTGATCGACTGTCAGCCCTCGCTCGGCCTGCTGACCGTGAACGCCCTGACGGCCGCTCACAAGGTCATCGTGCCGCTGGAATGCGAGTTCTTCGCGCTGCGCGGAGTGGCCCTGCTGACGGAGACCATCGAGAAGGTCCAGGAGCGGCTCAACCCCGAGCTGGAGCTCGACGGCATCCTCGCCACGATGTACGACTCGCGGACGGTGCACTCGCGCGAGGTGCTCGCACGCGTCGTCGAGGCCTTCGACGACCACGTGTACCACACGGTGATCGGCCGGACCGTGCGCTTCCCTGAGACCACGGTCGCCGGCGAGCCCATCACCACGTACGCCTCGAACTCCGTGGGCGCCGCCGCCTACCGTCAGCTCGCCAGGGAGGTGCTCGCCCGGTGTCACGCCGAGTGA
- a CDS encoding AAA family ATPase, which translates to MKRYGHGLVLGKFYPPHAGHHHLVRTARERCERLTVLVCASSVESVPLAERVAWMREIHPDALVVGAVDDHPVDLHDPDVWDAHMAVFRAAVPEPVDAVFTSEPYGEELGRRFGAASVCVDPGRVRHPVSGTAVRADPVAHWDHLEAPVRAALTRRVVVLGAESTGTTTMALALADHYRRRGGVWARTRYVPEYGRTYSELKLAELRAERPGAGWSEVTFHSSDFPVIALRQAEMEEEAARDGSPVLFCDTDAFATTIWHERYMGTSSPGTGEIAARGRQHLWLLTDHRGVDFEDDGLRDGEHLRPWMTARFLAQLAHTGRRTVLLTGPHEERLATAVAAVDALLAEGWHFTDPLPERR; encoded by the coding sequence ATGAAGCGCTACGGGCACGGCCTCGTCCTCGGCAAGTTCTATCCGCCGCACGCCGGCCACCACCACCTCGTCCGCACCGCGCGCGAGCGGTGCGAGCGCCTCACCGTGCTCGTCTGCGCCTCCTCCGTCGAATCCGTCCCCCTCGCCGAGCGGGTCGCCTGGATGCGCGAGATCCACCCCGACGCACTCGTCGTGGGCGCCGTCGACGACCACCCCGTCGACCTCCACGACCCCGATGTGTGGGACGCCCACATGGCGGTCTTCCGGGCCGCGGTGCCCGAGCCCGTCGACGCCGTCTTCACCTCGGAGCCGTACGGCGAGGAGCTCGGCCGCCGTTTCGGCGCCGCCTCCGTCTGCGTCGACCCCGGCCGGGTCCGCCACCCCGTCTCCGGCACCGCCGTGCGCGCCGACCCGGTCGCCCACTGGGACCACCTGGAGGCCCCCGTACGGGCCGCCCTCACCCGCCGGGTCGTCGTCCTCGGCGCCGAGTCCACCGGCACCACCACCATGGCGCTCGCCCTCGCCGACCACTACCGGCGGCGCGGCGGCGTCTGGGCCCGCACCCGGTACGTCCCCGAGTACGGACGCACCTACAGCGAGCTCAAACTCGCCGAACTGCGGGCCGAGCGGCCCGGCGCCGGCTGGTCCGAGGTCACCTTCCACTCCTCCGACTTCCCGGTCATCGCCCTGCGCCAGGCCGAGATGGAGGAGGAGGCCGCCCGCGACGGATCACCCGTCCTCTTCTGCGACACCGACGCCTTCGCCACCACCATCTGGCACGAGCGGTACATGGGCACGAGCAGCCCCGGCACCGGCGAGATCGCCGCCCGCGGCCGGCAGCACCTGTGGCTGCTCACCGACCACCGGGGCGTCGATTTCGAGGACGACGGACTGCGCGACGGCGAACACCTCCGGCCGTGGATGACCGCCCGCTTCCTCGCCCAGCTCGCCCACACCGGACGCCGCACCGTCCTGCTCACCGGCCCCCACGAGGAGCGCCTGGCGACGGCCGTCGCCGCCGTCGACGCGCTGCTCGCCGAGGGCTGGCACTTCACCGACCCCCTCCCGGAACGCCGATGA
- the scpB gene encoding SMC-Scp complex subunit ScpB: MVVDEPATEVHLAKVLDRTAREVGDALRQLADEYTVQGRGFELRRVAGGWRFYTRAAYASAVEAFVLDGQQARLTQAALETLAVVAYRQPVSRSRVSAVRGVNCDGVMRTLLQRGLVEEAGAEPETGAILYRTTNYFLERMGLRGLDELPELAPFLPEAEAVEPDSLEGVPSFDPDAREPDADENE; encoded by the coding sequence ATGGTGGTGGACGAGCCCGCCACCGAGGTCCATCTCGCCAAGGTCCTCGACCGCACCGCGCGCGAGGTCGGCGACGCCCTGCGCCAGCTCGCCGACGAGTACACCGTCCAGGGCCGCGGCTTCGAGCTGCGCCGGGTCGCCGGCGGCTGGCGGTTCTACACCCGCGCCGCGTACGCCTCCGCCGTCGAGGCCTTCGTCCTGGACGGCCAGCAGGCCCGGCTCACCCAGGCGGCCCTGGAGACCCTGGCGGTCGTCGCGTACCGCCAGCCGGTCAGCCGCTCCCGGGTCTCCGCCGTGCGCGGAGTGAACTGCGACGGGGTCATGCGCACCCTCCTCCAGCGCGGTCTGGTGGAAGAGGCGGGCGCGGAACCCGAAACAGGTGCGATCCTGTACAGGACGACGAACTACTTCCTGGAGCGGATGGGCCTGCGCGGCCTGGACGAGCTCCCCGAGCTCGCGCCCTTCCTGCCCGAGGCGGAAGCGGTGGAGCCGGACTCCCTGGAGGGCGTTCCGTCGTTCGATCCGGACGCAAGAGAGCCGGACGCGGACGAGAACGAATAG